A genomic segment from Flavobacteriales bacterium encodes:
- a CDS encoding MMPL family transporter produces the protein MKGIISHFIKYPVAVNVTILMFAFLGIAGLLSLKSSFFPLQDSKVVTITIAYPGASPQEMEEGVVLKIEDNLRGLVGIDRFTSASSENTAVITVEAEKGYDIDVLLADVKNAVDKVPSFPSEMEPPVVAKQENLNKAIEFVVTGENITLKTLKSIAREVETDLRNIDGISQLTLTGFPDEELVVSVDEDKLRAYELTFSEVSMAVASNNLLVTGGSIKTEAEDYLIRVNARSYYANELDNIILKTDASGAIIRLMDVAHVQDTWSETPDRIYYDGQPAIQVELNTTNNEDLVLGANKVIEYCDEFNELHDNVQLNVTSNRSEIIIQRTELLLKNGAGGLLLVVFFLSLFLRPRLAAWVAFGIPMSFLGMFMLATYFHITINVLSLFGMIIVLGILVDDGIVIAENIYHHHELGKDRIRAAIDGTMEVLPAIVSAILTTLVAFSTFFFLDGRIGEFFGEVSTVVILTLSFSMVEAIIILPAHVAHSKALSPDQKTYWFNAQAERAMDLMRDKTYMPVLRFFMRYKPIGFAIMIALFAITIGAFKGGIIKGTFFPVITSDQVNVTVKMPQGTNPDITDSVLTVIENVAWDINEEYTAKQTGNKQVVENVIKRIGPGTANGSVKVNLLPGEERDFASSDIASAIAQKAGQFPLAESVIFDAGSSFGGKPVSVSLLSYNISELKAAKAELKERLAENTLLRDISDNDPAGIKEIRLELKDKAYVMGFSLNDVIAQVRAGFNGLQVQRFQRGQDEVIVWVRYGREGRSSIKDLDDMRIVSKSGERVPLSEIADYSIERGEISINHLDGKREIKVEADLKNPKESATAVLEDIQQTVMPELKAKYPTVSALYEGQNREASKVTGSAGKVFPVIIFMIYVIIAFTFRSYAQPLLLILMVPFSLIGVAWGHYIHGFPVNVLSFLGIIALIGIMVNDGLVLISKLNAALKEGMSFDEAVLDAGRSRFRAIFLTSVTTVAGLAPLILEKSRQAQFLIPMAISVAYGIAIATVLTLIMLPMLLSVTNSAKVYLSWLWEGEKPTKEDVEPAIQEMESEKYDL, from the coding sequence GCTGTCACTGAAGTCGAGTTTCTTCCCGCTGCAGGACTCCAAGGTGGTCACCATCACCATCGCCTACCCAGGCGCCTCACCTCAGGAGATGGAGGAAGGCGTGGTGCTAAAAATTGAGGACAACTTGCGCGGACTGGTAGGCATTGACCGTTTCACATCCGCATCTTCAGAAAACACGGCAGTCATTACCGTGGAGGCCGAAAAAGGCTACGACATTGATGTGCTGCTGGCCGATGTGAAGAATGCTGTGGACAAGGTTCCCTCCTTCCCAAGCGAGATGGAGCCGCCCGTAGTGGCCAAGCAGGAAAACCTGAACAAGGCGATCGAATTTGTTGTAACGGGAGAGAACATCACCCTCAAGACCCTGAAATCCATTGCACGCGAAGTGGAGACCGATCTGCGCAACATTGACGGCATCTCGCAGCTTACGCTTACGGGTTTCCCCGATGAGGAACTGGTGGTATCAGTAGATGAGGACAAGTTGCGGGCGTATGAACTCACCTTCTCAGAAGTGTCGATGGCGGTGGCGAGCAATAACCTGCTGGTAACGGGAGGCTCCATCAAAACTGAGGCGGAAGATTACCTGATACGCGTGAACGCCCGTTCGTACTATGCCAATGAGCTGGACAACATCATTCTGAAGACAGATGCATCCGGGGCCATTATCCGACTGATGGACGTGGCGCATGTACAGGATACGTGGTCGGAGACACCCGACAGGATCTATTACGATGGACAACCCGCCATACAGGTGGAACTGAACACCACGAACAATGAAGACCTTGTGCTTGGCGCCAATAAGGTAATCGAGTACTGCGATGAGTTCAATGAGCTACACGATAATGTGCAACTGAACGTGACCAGTAACCGTTCGGAGATCATCATCCAGCGTACGGAACTGTTACTGAAGAACGGTGCAGGTGGTCTCCTTTTGGTCGTTTTCTTCCTGTCTTTGTTCCTACGTCCGCGGTTGGCCGCCTGGGTAGCGTTCGGCATTCCCATGTCGTTCCTTGGCATGTTTATGCTTGCCACGTATTTCCACATCACCATCAATGTACTCTCACTCTTCGGGATGATCATTGTACTGGGTATTCTGGTGGATGACGGTATTGTGATCGCGGAGAACATATACCACCACCACGAACTGGGAAAAGACCGCATACGCGCGGCCATTGATGGTACGATGGAAGTGCTTCCGGCCATTGTTTCGGCCATCCTTACCACGCTCGTGGCCTTCTCAACCTTCTTCTTTCTGGACGGCAGGATCGGAGAATTCTTCGGGGAAGTTTCGACCGTGGTCATTCTTACGTTGAGCTTCTCGATGGTAGAGGCTATCATCATCCTTCCGGCACACGTGGCGCATTCCAAAGCACTTTCGCCCGATCAGAAAACTTACTGGTTCAATGCACAGGCCGAACGTGCCATGGACCTGATGCGCGACAAGACCTACATGCCGGTGCTGCGATTTTTTATGCGGTACAAACCCATCGGTTTTGCTATTATGATCGCGCTGTTCGCCATCACCATCGGGGCGTTCAAGGGCGGAATCATCAAAGGCACCTTCTTCCCTGTCATCACTTCCGATCAGGTGAACGTGACCGTAAAAATGCCACAGGGAACGAATCCCGACATCACCGATTCGGTACTGACCGTGATCGAGAATGTGGCGTGGGACATCAATGAGGAATACACCGCCAAACAGACGGGCAACAAACAGGTGGTGGAGAACGTGATCAAGCGCATCGGTCCTGGAACAGCCAACGGCTCTGTGAAAGTGAACCTGCTGCCTGGTGAGGAACGCGACTTCGCCTCTTCGGATATTGCAAGTGCCATTGCGCAGAAGGCGGGGCAATTCCCGTTGGCGGAATCAGTGATATTCGATGCGGGAAGCAGTTTTGGAGGTAAGCCCGTTTCGGTATCGTTGCTCAGCTATAACATTAGCGAACTGAAAGCGGCCAAGGCGGAACTGAAAGAACGACTTGCCGAAAACACCCTGCTGCGCGACATCAGCGACAATGACCCCGCAGGTATCAAAGAGATCCGCTTAGAACTGAAAGACAAGGCGTATGTGATGGGCTTTTCACTGAACGATGTGATCGCGCAGGTACGTGCTGGTTTCAACGGATTGCAGGTACAGCGTTTCCAACGCGGACAGGATGAGGTGATCGTGTGGGTGCGCTATGGACGCGAAGGCCGCTCTTCCATCAAAGACCTTGACGACATGCGCATTGTGTCGAAATCGGGAGAGCGCGTGCCGCTGAGCGAAATTGCCGATTACTCCATCGAACGTGGCGAGATCAGCATCAATCACTTGGACGGAAAACGCGAGATAAAAGTGGAGGCCGACCTCAAGAATCCGAAGGAAAGTGCCACGGCCGTACTGGAGGATATCCAACAGACCGTGATGCCTGAACTGAAAGCCAAATACCCGACCGTTTCTGCACTCTACGAAGGCCAGAACCGCGAAGCGAGCAAGGTGACGGGCTCTGCAGGAAAGGTCTTCCCCGTCATCATCTTCATGATCTACGTGATCATTGCATTCACCTTCCGAAGCTATGCGCAGCCGTTGCTGCTCATCTTGATGGTGCCGTTCAGTCTTATCGGTGTGGCATGGGGTCATTACATCCACGGTTTTCCTGTGAACGTGCTTTCCTTCCTCGGCATCATTGCCCTTATCGGCATCATGGTAAATGATGGGCTGGTGCTCATCAGCAAGCTGAATGCGGCCCTCAAGGAAGGCATGTCATTTGACGAGGCCGTGCTGGATGCTGGGCGTTCGCGTTTCCGTGCCATCTTCCTTACCTCGGTAACCACTGTAGCAGGTCTGGCACCGCTCATTCTCGAAAAAAGCCGCCAAGCGCAGTTCCTAATTCCCATGGCTATTTCGGTGGCGTACGGCATTGCCATTGCCACGGTACTTACACTCATCATGCTGCCTATGCTGCTATCGGTCACCAACTCGGCCAAGGTCTATTTGTCCTGGCTGTGGGAAGGAGAAAAGCCCACTAAGGAAGATGTTGAACCCGCCATTCAGGAAATGGAATCGGAGAAGTATGACCTCTAA
- a CDS encoding TolC family protein produces the protein MTKTLNIELGILNKRLAVVWMFLTMFTSGLFAQELLTRDDAMKLALEHNYDIQVAQKSVETAENNASIYNSGFLPTASASGGGTVTYNAGTNQTVQGDRTYKPTDAYSYNASAGVNYVIFNGLGRMYNYRQMKEKHHLTDLQAQQIIENTMLQLSSSYFDIAQLSENVRILKSALEVSRKRMERARYNLEYGQGTQLDILNSEVDVNNDSINLLNSMQQLENAKRNLNLIMGRALETDFSVDTNVVFAMALTKEELTAKALERNVQIEQTKSQLKNSEYAIKASRAGWFPSLSANAAYAYQGSKNPNGAFLTGSTTYGPQAGLSLSWNIFDGGTTKTKMQNAKIALETQKIQQEQTATTVQLNVLNAYSTYQNALFVMEAQQANLATTQRNFDRSNEMYQQGQISSIDFRTAQVNMLNAQNSYSQAKYNAKNAELLVKQLAGILLAD, from the coding sequence ATGACAAAGACCTTGAACATTGAACTTGGAATCTTGAACAAACGTTTGGCCGTGGTGTGGATGTTTCTGACCATGTTCACATCGGGCTTATTCGCCCAAGAGCTGCTTACACGCGATGATGCCATGAAGTTGGCCTTGGAGCACAACTACGACATTCAGGTGGCGCAGAAAAGCGTGGAAACGGCAGAGAACAACGCCAGCATTTACAACAGCGGCTTTCTGCCCACGGCCTCCGCATCGGGTGGCGGAACGGTGACCTACAACGCGGGTACCAACCAGACCGTGCAGGGCGACCGTACCTACAAGCCCACCGATGCTTACAGCTACAATGCTTCTGCGGGTGTCAATTATGTCATCTTCAACGGATTGGGGCGTATGTACAACTACAGACAAATGAAGGAGAAGCACCACCTTACCGATCTACAGGCGCAGCAGATCATTGAGAACACCATGCTGCAACTCTCCAGCTCCTATTTCGACATTGCGCAGTTGAGCGAGAATGTGCGTATCCTCAAAAGTGCATTGGAAGTTTCGCGCAAGCGGATGGAACGTGCCCGCTACAACCTCGAATACGGACAGGGTACCCAGCTCGACATCCTCAACTCGGAGGTGGACGTGAACAACGACAGCATCAACCTGCTTAATAGCATGCAGCAATTGGAGAATGCCAAACGCAACCTCAATCTCATCATGGGTCGCGCGCTGGAAACGGATTTTTCCGTAGATACCAACGTGGTCTTTGCCATGGCACTGACCAAGGAGGAACTGACGGCCAAGGCGCTGGAGCGCAACGTGCAGATAGAGCAGACCAAGAGCCAACTGAAGAACAGCGAATATGCCATCAAGGCCAGTCGCGCAGGGTGGTTTCCTTCCCTATCGGCCAATGCGGCCTACGCCTATCAGGGTTCCAAGAACCCGAACGGGGCGTTTTTGACGGGAAGCACCACGTACGGTCCGCAGGCTGGGCTGAGCCTGAGCTGGAACATCTTTGACGGTGGTACCACCAAGACCAAGATGCAGAACGCCAAGATCGCGTTGGAAACGCAGAAGATACAGCAGGAACAGACCGCCACAACGGTGCAGCTGAATGTGCTTAACGCCTACTCCACCTACCAGAATGCGCTGTTTGTAATGGAGGCGCAGCAGGCCAATCTGGCCACTACGCAGCGTAACTTCGACCGCAGCAACGAGATGTACCAGCAGGGACAGATCAGCTCTATCGATTTCCGTACTGCGCAGGTGAACATGCTGAACGCCCAGAACAGCTACAGTCAAGCCAAGTACAACGCCAAGAATGCCGAACTGCTGGTAAAGCAACTGGCGGGTATTCTACTGGCGGATTGA